In Ovis aries strain OAR_USU_Benz2616 breed Rambouillet chromosome 16, ARS-UI_Ramb_v3.0, whole genome shotgun sequence, one DNA window encodes the following:
- the LOC114118747 gene encoding LOW QUALITY PROTEIN: serine/threonine-protein kinase NLK (The sequence of the model RefSeq protein was modified relative to this genomic sequence to represent the inferred CDS: inserted 1 base in 1 codon): protein MLKPLGQQQITQAPGPAAAAPAQVQAAAAATVKAHHHQHSHHPQQQLDIEPDRPIGYGAFGVVWSVTDPRDGKRVALKKMPNVFQNLVSCKRVFRELKMLCFFKHDNVLSALDILQPPHIDYFEEIYVVTELMQSDLHKIIVSPQPLSSDHVKVFLYQILRGLKYLHSAGILHRDIKPGNLLVNSNCVLKICDFGLARVEELDESRHMTQEVVTQYYRAPEILMGSRHYSNAIDIWSVGCIFAELLGRRILFQAQSPIQQLDLITDLLGTPSLEAMRTACEGAKAHILRGPHKQPSLPVLYTLSSQATHEAVHLLCRMLVFDPSKRISAKDAXTSDFEPVTNPKFDDTFEKNLLCIRCF, encoded by the exons ATGTTAAAACCCCTGGGGCAACAGCAGATCACTCAGGCTCCAGGACCAGCTGCAGCAGCCCCAGCTCAGGTACAGGCTGCCGCAGCTGCCACAGTTAAGGCGCACCATCATCAGCACTCGCATCATCCACAACAGCAGCTGGATATTGAGCCGGATAGACCTATTGGATATGGAGCCTTTGGTGTCGTCTGGTCAGTAACAGATccaagagatggaaagagagtAGCACTCAAAAAGATGCCCAACGTCTTCCAGAATCTGGTCTCTTGCAAAAGGGTCTTCCGGGAATTGAAgatgttgtgtttttttaaacatgatAATGTACTCTCTGCCCTTGACATACTCCAACCTCCACACATTGActattttgaagaaatatatgTTGTCACAGAACTGATGCAGAGTGACCTGCATAAAATTATCGTCTCTCCTCAACCACTCAGCTCAGATCATGTCAAAGTTTTTCTTTATCAGATTTTGCGAGGTTTGAAATATCTCCATTCAGCTGGCATTTTACATCGAGACATTAAGCCAGGGAATCTCCTTGTGAACAGCAACTGTGTTCTAAAGATTTGTGATTTTGGATTGGCCAGAGTGGAAGAATTAGATGAATCCCGTCATATGACTCAGGAAGTTGTTACTCAGTATTATCGGGCTCCAGAAATCCTGATGGGCAGCCGCCATTACAGCAATGCTATTGACATCTGGTCTGTCGGATGTATCTTTGCAGAACTACTAGGACGAAGAATACTGTTTCAGGCACAGAGTCCCATTCAGCAGTTGGATTTGATCACAGATCTCTTGGGCACACCATCACTGGAAGCAATGAGGACGGCTTGTGAAGGCGCTAAGGCACACATACTCAGGGGTCCTCATAAACAGCCATCTCTTCCTGTACTTTATACCCTGTCTAGCCAGGCTACACATGAAGCTGTTCATCTCCTTTGTAGGATGTTGGTCTTTGATCCATCCAAAAGAATATCCGCTAAGGATG TTACCAGTGACTTTGAGCCCGTCACCAACCCCAAATTCGATGACACTTTTGAGAAGAACCTCCTCTGCATCCGCTGCTTTTAA